In Trichocoleus sp., the genomic stretch CATAGGATTGATAATCTTATGATCTATAAAAGCCTCACGATATAGGTTTTGGTCAACAAGCTATATGCCATTGCTTAATCAGAATCAATAGGAGCAGTACCGCGCCTATTTTATTTTTCTATCTCGAAAGTGGCAAAGGAGGAGTAGAACAAAAAAATTTGTGCATCAAAGGCTTCCGTCGTTTTTAGCAAAAGTTACTATAGCCTTTGTATAGCCGTAATTCCAGCTATTTTTCTTGTTGTTGTCTGGCGAGTCTATTGCTTACTGCGTTAAAAAATCTTAGTTTAAATTTTAAGGAAAACCCAGTAAACCTATCAGGTTACTGTACATACTGTCAGGAATGAAGTATTTTGATTACATGATTAGTCCGGTATCCCGAAGGACTTATCGTAGATTACGGGAGGGAACGACCAACCATGTTATTCAGGTTTCGCAAATTTCAAAGTTTTGTAGCACTTCTGCTAGTGGGGTTTGGCTTGACAATAACGATCGCAGCCTGCAATGGTCCGAGCGGCGATTCAACTAGTCAGGCTGGAACAAGTAACAGCAATGGCAATGCATCAAATGGGAAAGTTGAGCTAACGCTAGTATCTTTTGCTGTCACGCAAGCAGCTTATGAAAAAATTATTCCGCTTTTTACAAGCAAGTGGAAAAAAGAACACAACCAGGAAGTTACTTTTAACCAGAGCTATGGTGGGTCAGGTTCTCAGACTCGCGCTGTGATTGATGGGCTAGAAGCAGATGTGGTTGCCCTTGCCCTTGCCCTTGATACGCAGAAGATTGAGAAGGCTGGTCTCATTCAATCTGGATGGGAGAAGGAATTTCCAAACGAGAGTATCGTTTCCAAGTCAGTCATTGCTCTTGTGACACGGGAGGGAAATCCTAAAGGTATTAAGGACTGGTCAGATTTAACCCGCAACGACGTAAAAGTAATCACTGCCAATCCTAAAACTTCTGGAGGCGCACGCTGGAACTTCTTGGGGCTTTGGGGTTCTGTAACTGAGAAAGGTGGTGACGATGCGAAGGCGCTGGATTACACTACAAAGGTCTATAAGAATGTACCCGTCCTACCTAAGGATGCGCGAGAAGCAACAGATGTCTTTTTCAAGCAGAAGCAAGGCGATGTGCTCGTGAACTATGAGAATGAAGTGCTGCTTGCTAAGCAAAAGGGCGAAACTCTACCGTACGTCGTTCCTGATCCCAATATTTCGATCGATAATCCAATTGCCGTAGTGGATACCAATGTTGACAAGCATGGTACTCGTGAAGTGGCAGAGGCATTCGTTAAATTCTTGTTTACACCAGAGGCACAGCGAGAATTTGCTC encodes the following:
- a CDS encoding sulfate ABC transporter substrate-binding protein, with amino-acid sequence MLFRFRKFQSFVALLLVGFGLTITIAACNGPSGDSTSQAGTSNSNGNASNGKVELTLVSFAVTQAAYEKIIPLFTSKWKKEHNQEVTFNQSYGGSGSQTRAVIDGLEADVVALALALDTQKIEKAGLIQSGWEKEFPNESIVSKSVIALVTREGNPKGIKDWSDLTRNDVKVITANPKTSGGARWNFLGLWGSVTEKGGDDAKALDYTTKVYKNVPVLPKDAREATDVFFKQKQGDVLVNYENEVLLAKQKGETLPYVVPDPNISIDNPIAVVDTNVDKHGTREVAEAFVKFLFTPEAQREFAQAGFRPVDSTVVQEFAKDYPKINQLATSQSFGGWGEIQKNYFDDGAVFDKIQAQVQ